The Afipia massiliensis genome has a segment encoding these proteins:
- a CDS encoding FecCD family ABC transporter permease, whose amino-acid sequence MRPSAILVYAVLIAGVFAVALLATTVGAAGIPLPRLAAALGFNIGHADPAMLARDELVLWSIRIPRIAVAGMIGGLLALSGAIMQGLFRNPLADPALVGVSSGGAFAAASAIVISDSAWGASFRFLQFELLPVAAFAGSLITTTILYKIASREGRTSVAIFLLAGLAIAAIANAGIGLLVFVADDRQLRDITFWLLGSLSGATWPKAGVVAPVALLALLAIPLIARGLDVLVLGEAEAFHTGVDVERLKKISIVLISAMTGVAVSICGVVGFVGIVVPHLLRIVIGPGHRMLLPASVCLGAILLILADTIARVLAAPAEVPIGILTAVLGAPFFLFILLRQRALIGS is encoded by the coding sequence ATGCGGCCTTCGGCCATTCTTGTTTACGCCGTTCTGATCGCCGGGGTCTTCGCGGTCGCGCTGCTGGCGACCACCGTCGGCGCGGCAGGCATTCCGCTGCCCCGCCTTGCCGCTGCGCTGGGATTCAACATCGGCCATGCCGATCCCGCCATGCTCGCGCGCGATGAACTTGTGCTGTGGTCGATCCGGATTCCGCGCATCGCCGTCGCAGGCATGATCGGCGGTCTTCTCGCCCTGTCCGGTGCCATCATGCAGGGACTGTTCCGCAATCCCCTCGCCGATCCGGCGCTGGTTGGCGTGTCCAGCGGCGGCGCGTTCGCAGCGGCGTCCGCCATCGTGATCTCCGACAGCGCATGGGGCGCGAGCTTCCGCTTCCTGCAATTCGAACTGCTGCCTGTCGCGGCGTTTGCAGGCTCGCTGATCACCACCACGATCCTCTACAAGATCGCCAGCCGCGAGGGCCGCACCTCCGTCGCGATCTTTCTGCTGGCCGGCCTCGCCATCGCGGCCATCGCCAACGCCGGCATCGGGCTTCTGGTGTTCGTCGCCGATGACCGCCAGTTGCGCGACATCACCTTCTGGTTGCTCGGCTCGCTCAGCGGCGCGACCTGGCCGAAAGCCGGGGTGGTTGCGCCGGTCGCACTGCTTGCGCTGCTGGCTATCCCGCTGATCGCCCGCGGTCTCGACGTGCTGGTGCTTGGAGAAGCGGAAGCGTTTCACACCGGTGTGGATGTCGAACGGTTGAAAAAAATCTCGATCGTGCTGATTTCCGCGATGACCGGCGTTGCGGTGTCGATCTGCGGCGTGGTCGGCTTCGTCGGCATCGTCGTTCCGCATCTGCTGCGGATCGTGATCGGCCCCGGCCACCGGATGCTGCTGCCCGCCTCGGTCTGCCTCGGGGCCATTCTGCTCATTCTCGCCGACACCATTGCGCGCGTGCTGGCGGCCCCGGCCGAAGTGCCGATCGGAATTCTCACCGCGGTGCTCGGCGCGCCGTTCTTCCTGTTCATCCTGTTGCGGCAGCGGGCGCTGATCGGATCATGA
- a CDS encoding heme ABC transporter ATP-binding protein produces the protein MTSPVPAMIEANAICMKVRQATLLDNVSVQLRGGETVAIVGPNGAGKSTLLRLLSGDLRCTGGGVRLKGRDLASFSSRELANHRVMLSQHVNVSFPFTVEEIVAMGAGDRPRTVATPLVDAAIAELDLAPFRHRELPTLSGGEQQRAHFARVLVQLACGEADHGPGVLLLDEPTSSLDLRHQINLVETAKQRARTGTAVVAVLHDLNLAVRFADRIIVLRKGMVAADGSPTETITNEMIRQVFEVETNIGSEDGQPYVLLQRMQ, from the coding sequence ATGACCTCGCCGGTCCCTGCCATGATCGAAGCCAACGCGATCTGCATGAAAGTGCGGCAGGCGACGCTGCTCGATAACGTCAGCGTGCAGCTTCGCGGCGGCGAGACCGTCGCCATCGTCGGGCCGAACGGCGCCGGCAAATCGACGCTGCTGCGCCTGCTGTCCGGCGATCTTCGCTGCACCGGTGGCGGCGTTCGCCTCAAGGGCCGCGATCTCGCCTCGTTCTCCTCGCGCGAGCTGGCGAACCATCGCGTCATGCTGTCCCAGCATGTCAACGTCTCCTTCCCCTTCACCGTCGAGGAAATCGTGGCCATGGGCGCGGGCGATCGCCCCCGCACCGTCGCAACCCCTCTGGTCGATGCGGCCATTGCCGAACTTGATCTCGCGCCGTTCCGCCACCGCGAATTGCCGACGCTGTCGGGCGGCGAACAGCAGCGCGCCCACTTCGCGCGTGTTCTGGTGCAACTGGCCTGCGGCGAAGCGGACCATGGCCCCGGCGTGCTCCTGCTCGACGAGCCGACATCCAGCCTCGACCTGCGCCACCAGATCAATCTTGTTGAAACAGCGAAACAACGGGCTCGCACCGGCACCGCCGTGGTCGCGGTGCTGCACGATCTCAACCTCGCCGTCCGGTTCGCGGATCGCATTATCGTTCTGCGCAAGGGAATGGTCGCCGCTGACGGTAGCCCCACCGAGACGATCACTAACGAGATGATCAGACAGGTCTTCGAGGTCGAGACCAATATCGGCTCCGAGGACGGCCAGCCCTACGTTCTGCTCCAGCGCATGCAATAA
- a CDS encoding FadR/GntR family transcriptional regulator gives MKSPAKPRPKPVSKLIKPGRIQAVLRTLGSEIAQDLIPVGATLPPEHDLESRFGVGRGVVREAIKTLAAKGLVSVRPRHGTHVRPRGDWSLLDRDVLSWLISKEEPNRDLLLALQEVRLIIEPAAAALAAERATAKDRKRIMTALAAMEASHDVPTAIIADKAFHLAIIDATHNPVLQGFRGAIDTILSAVFMVATGSPGWFHENLPNHAIAARAIGEGNAEKARAAMQQVLGYTQFKLSKKKYGRARTSSGKQAVNGKLRKKRVA, from the coding sequence ATGAAGTCGCCCGCCAAACCCCGTCCAAAGCCAGTCAGCAAGCTCATCAAGCCGGGCCGCATTCAGGCCGTGCTGCGCACGCTCGGCAGCGAGATCGCGCAGGATCTGATCCCGGTCGGCGCGACGCTGCCGCCGGAACACGACCTCGAGAGCCGTTTTGGCGTCGGCCGCGGCGTGGTGCGCGAAGCGATCAAGACGCTCGCCGCCAAGGGACTGGTCAGCGTGCGGCCCCGCCACGGCACCCATGTGCGGCCGCGCGGCGACTGGAGCCTGCTCGACCGTGACGTGTTGAGCTGGCTGATCAGCAAGGAAGAGCCGAATCGCGACCTGCTGCTTGCGCTCCAGGAAGTCCGCCTGATCATCGAGCCTGCTGCCGCCGCCCTCGCCGCCGAACGCGCGACAGCGAAGGATCGCAAGCGCATCATGACGGCGCTCGCCGCAATGGAAGCCTCGCACGACGTGCCGACCGCCATCATCGCCGACAAGGCATTCCACCTGGCGATCATCGACGCCACGCACAATCCGGTGCTGCAGGGTTTCCGCGGCGCCATCGACACCATTCTCAGCGCCGTCTTCATGGTCGCCACCGGCAGTCCGGGCTGGTTTCACGAAAATCTGCCGAACCACGCCATCGCGGCCCGCGCCATCGGCGAGGGCAACGCTGAGAAGGCACGCGCGGCAATGCAGCAAGTGCTCGGTTATACCCAGTTCAAGCTGTCGAAGAAGA